One stretch of Planococcus sp. PAMC 21323 DNA includes these proteins:
- a CDS encoding MurR/RpiR family transcriptional regulator produces the protein MKQQQFALAAIRGSYRHFSEKEKKIADYVLHDPKNIIHLTINQIADELGLAESTIFRFCQRIGFKGFQAFKISLAAEVVAPLKDIHEKIEEGDSISAVTEKVFRSNIKTLEDTLQIVDAEAMEQATRKLMSARKIDFYGNGGSAMVAMDGYHKFVRLGLQVSMNLDSHMQLMAASQLQSDDVAIVISHSGSTTDVLDVLRVLKEKGVTIISVTNFAKSPLSKEADIALYTVSEETDFRSEALSSRIAQLSLIDALYTNLMILRGDDGKKALQDMREAMSHRRL, from the coding sequence ATGAAACAACAGCAATTTGCGCTGGCTGCCATTCGCGGTAGTTACCGCCATTTTAGTGAAAAAGAAAAAAAGATTGCCGACTATGTATTACATGACCCAAAGAATATTATCCATTTGACGATCAATCAAATTGCGGATGAATTAGGACTCGCGGAATCCACCATTTTTCGCTTTTGCCAACGCATCGGCTTTAAAGGGTTTCAAGCTTTCAAAATTTCACTTGCTGCGGAAGTTGTCGCACCTTTAAAAGATATTCATGAAAAAATTGAAGAAGGCGATAGCATTAGCGCTGTCACCGAAAAGGTTTTCCGCTCTAATATCAAAACGCTCGAAGATACGCTTCAAATTGTTGATGCGGAAGCGATGGAGCAAGCTACACGTAAATTAATGAGCGCTCGAAAAATCGATTTTTATGGAAACGGTGGATCTGCGATGGTCGCTATGGATGGTTATCATAAATTTGTCCGTCTAGGCCTTCAAGTTTCCATGAATTTAGATTCTCATATGCAGTTGATGGCTGCTTCTCAGCTGCAATCTGATGATGTGGCGATTGTGATTTCTCATTCGGGTTCAACGACTGATGTGCTCGATGTCCTTCGGGTATTGAAAGAAAAAGGCGTCACAATTATTTCTGTCACGAATTTCGCGAAATCCCCGCTATCTAAAGAAGCCGATATCGCCCTTTATACAGTTTCAGAAGAAACCGACTTCCGTTCAGAAGCACTGTCTTCACGAATTGCGCAACTCAGTTTGATCGATGCTCTTTACACCAACTTGATGATTCTCCGTGGCGACGACGGAAAAAAAGCACTTCAAGACATGCGTGAAGCAATGTCCCATAGACGTTTATAG
- a CDS encoding dicarboxylate/amino acid:cation symporter, giving the protein MKALWTNYLNTSLIVKITIALILGVAVGVIFGEQAAVLAPLGDLLLNLLTLLIVPLILFTMMVGINQSSIGDLGRMGGKVFIYYTLSSAFAIIVGLTVASLLQPGLGMELQGNETFDVPENPGIVSVLLNIVPSNIFTAFADLNLLGIIFIAFAFGIALSYMRNSTELESLGEHLYKTVNALNEMTLLVLKAVLQYVPIGIFAIMAKTVGNQGLDTLVSLGEMVGVLYIAILVQIALYVLLLLAFKVNPLSFFKQARTPMLTAFVTQSSSGTLPLTLNAAKNLGLSKSLYGFSLPLGATINMDGAAIRIAVSAVFAANLVGDPLSLTEMLMVVLIGTLASVGTAGVPGAGIVMIATVFVQLGLPIEAVALLTAIDALVGMGATGLNVTGDLVGTTIIDKNEKKQQAA; this is encoded by the coding sequence ATGAAAGCTTTGTGGACTAACTATTTGAATACTTCATTGATTGTAAAAATTACAATTGCACTCATACTCGGCGTTGCCGTTGGCGTGATATTCGGAGAACAAGCAGCTGTATTAGCGCCCTTGGGCGACTTGTTGCTTAATTTATTGACCTTATTAATCGTTCCATTGATCTTATTCACAATGATGGTCGGGATTAACCAATCTTCTATTGGCGATCTTGGACGAATGGGTGGAAAAGTATTTATTTATTACACTTTAAGTTCTGCGTTCGCCATTATTGTGGGTCTCACAGTAGCTAGTTTGTTACAGCCTGGTTTGGGAATGGAACTGCAAGGCAACGAAACTTTTGATGTGCCGGAAAACCCAGGAATCGTCAGCGTGCTGTTGAACATTGTGCCATCTAATATTTTCACGGCCTTTGCTGATCTTAATTTACTGGGTATTATTTTTATTGCTTTTGCTTTTGGTATTGCGTTGTCTTATATGCGCAATTCGACTGAATTGGAAAGCTTGGGCGAGCATTTGTACAAAACCGTTAATGCATTAAATGAAATGACACTGCTCGTGTTAAAAGCAGTTCTTCAATATGTACCAATCGGTATTTTTGCGATTATGGCAAAAACTGTTGGAAATCAAGGCTTAGATACGCTTGTCTCTTTAGGCGAGATGGTCGGAGTGCTCTACATTGCTATACTGGTTCAAATTGCACTTTATGTCCTGCTGTTATTAGCATTCAAAGTAAATCCACTTAGCTTTTTCAAACAAGCACGTACACCGATGCTGACGGCATTTGTTACACAAAGCAGTTCTGGTACATTGCCATTAACGTTGAATGCTGCGAAAAACTTAGGTCTATCTAAAAGCTTATACGGCTTTAGTTTGCCGCTCGGTGCGACAATTAACATGGACGGCGCAGCCATTCGAATTGCGGTTTCAGCCGTTTTTGCTGCGAATCTTGTAGGTGATCCGCTCAGCCTTACTGAAATGTTAATGGTTGTTCTTATTGGTACGCTTGCATCTGTCGGAACTGCGGGCGTTCCTGGGGCTGGTATTGTCATGATTGCGACCGTCTTTGTTCAGTTAGGTTTACCGATCGAAGCTGTCGCGTTGCTAACTGCAATAGACGCATTAGTCGGAATGGGTGCAACAGGACTTAACGTTACAGGAGACTTAGTCGGCACTACCATCATTGATAAAAACGAAAAGAAACAACAAGCGGCTTAA
- a CDS encoding histidine phosphatase family protein, producing the protein MTTIGFVRHGITDWNIQGIAQGSADIPLNDTGKQQAEALAERLAGEGQWDRIISSDLSRAKETAEIIGHKLNLPVSHFDVRLRERSGGKIEGTTEQERIEKWGTEWRNLDLAMENLDDAANRGISCVEDVLDQFNGQRILLVSHGALIGLTLKKLLPEKFKETSLDNTSITILTNAENKWDCSLYNCTIHLAKSESY; encoded by the coding sequence TTGACTACAATTGGATTTGTACGACATGGCATCACAGATTGGAACATACAAGGCATCGCACAGGGCTCTGCGGATATTCCACTTAATGATACTGGAAAGCAACAAGCAGAGGCACTTGCCGAACGCTTGGCTGGAGAAGGTCAATGGGACAGAATTATCTCAAGCGACTTGTCCCGTGCAAAAGAAACAGCGGAAATCATTGGCCACAAACTCAATTTGCCAGTTAGTCATTTTGATGTTCGGTTGCGCGAAAGAAGTGGTGGTAAAATCGAAGGCACGACAGAGCAAGAACGCATTGAAAAATGGGGAACTGAATGGAGAAATCTCGACTTAGCTATGGAAAATTTGGACGATGCAGCAAATAGAGGAATTTCTTGCGTTGAAGATGTTTTGGACCAGTTTAACGGACAACGCATCTTGCTTGTGAGTCACGGTGCATTGATTGGATTGACGTTAAAAAAACTCTTACCTGAAAAATTTAAAGAAACATCTCTAGACAATACATCCATTACGATTTTAACGAATGCTGAAAATAAATGGGATTGCTCACTGTATAATTGTACCATCCATTTAGCTAAAAGCGAAAGTTATTGA
- a CDS encoding protein phosphatase 2C domain-containing protein has translation MDKQLKAISWIGSENSFIDKVDVLSVQHITLGRFGGNSASGQTKNEDGCLIWLSREENWEFVAVLDAHHSAKSAELVTEQLEKNKEVLTSLLSNRINGELFKSLETALLALVLEQEFLEKCRHIQGETALLIAIRKGKYLYWFSVGDCLLYVFHPELAAFDQYQINQRQFYEWIGKVNTFEKSVPCFSSGIRELRRGKNQLLLTTDGLVECPGDVFAEPKSISQLVSTTTVTDGVTNLLKTIEKNHVRDSTTVVSWTVDVTEQASYASNQ, from the coding sequence ATGGATAAGCAATTAAAAGCCATAAGCTGGATAGGGAGTGAGAACTCTTTTATTGATAAAGTAGACGTCCTTTCAGTTCAGCATATTACGCTTGGTCGATTTGGTGGGAACTCTGCTTCTGGTCAAACTAAAAACGAAGACGGATGCTTGATTTGGCTTAGTCGAGAAGAGAACTGGGAGTTTGTTGCGGTTTTAGATGCGCATCATTCAGCAAAAAGTGCTGAGCTCGTCACTGAACAGTTGGAAAAGAATAAAGAGGTTCTTACTTCTTTGCTATCAAATCGAATAAATGGTGAGCTTTTTAAAAGTCTAGAAACAGCTTTACTAGCGCTGGTTCTCGAACAAGAATTTTTGGAGAAATGTCGTCATATACAAGGAGAGACAGCCCTCTTAATCGCCATCCGAAAAGGAAAATATCTTTATTGGTTTTCCGTTGGAGATTGCCTATTGTATGTATTCCATCCGGAACTAGCCGCATTCGATCAATACCAAATCAATCAGCGTCAATTTTACGAATGGATAGGAAAAGTGAACACGTTTGAAAAATCTGTGCCGTGTTTTAGTAGTGGAATTCGTGAATTGCGTAGAGGGAAAAATCAGCTCTTGCTAACGACAGATGGACTTGTCGAATGCCCTGGTGATGTATTTGCAGAGCCTAAGAGCATTTCGCAGCTTGTATCAACGACTACAGTAACGGATGGCGTAACTAACTTACTGAAAACAATCGAAAAAAACCACGTTCGTGATAGCACGACCGTGGTTTCATGGACTGTTGATGTAACTGAACAAGCAAGTTACGCCAGCAATCAATAA
- a CDS encoding MFS transporter, with protein MNNSKPALWTRDFILTSIVNFFLILIFYLLMVTIAVYAVNEYGASTSEAGLVTGIFILGALTGRIFIGRSIDKIGRKKTLLIGTTLFTLTTFFYFLNLGLPFLMANRFLHGMTLGMASTAAGTIVAQIIPMTRKGEGIGYFSMSSTLAAAFGPFIGLMLSQYSSYEMIFTVCLALGVISLVISSLVYVPPVEAPPNPNLTKGFKVSEFIEPKAVPIAIICLVISLCYSSVLSFINFYAMEENLVQAASYFFLVYAISILISRPFTGRLMDLKGANFIMYPAFVLFASGLFLLNISNSSTGLLVAGALIGFGFGNMQSTTQAVAIKLTPTHRMGLATSTFFIAMDTGLGFGPYLLGFIIPMIGYNSLYGFLGFVVLATAFLYYVLHGKKERADAVELGYK; from the coding sequence ATGAACAATTCAAAACCAGCTTTATGGACAAGAGATTTTATCCTCACTTCTATAGTGAATTTCTTTTTAATCCTCATTTTCTATTTGCTGATGGTCACCATTGCTGTCTATGCGGTCAATGAATACGGTGCATCAACGAGTGAAGCTGGACTCGTTACAGGAATTTTCATATTAGGTGCATTAACTGGCCGGATCTTTATTGGTCGCAGCATCGATAAGATTGGCCGTAAAAAAACTTTACTCATTGGGACAACATTATTTACGTTGACGACTTTTTTCTACTTTTTGAATCTTGGATTGCCATTCTTAATGGCCAACCGTTTTCTTCACGGTATGACGCTAGGAATGGCGAGTACTGCTGCAGGAACCATCGTTGCGCAAATTATACCGATGACCCGCAAAGGTGAAGGCATCGGCTATTTTAGTATGAGTTCTACATTGGCCGCGGCTTTTGGTCCGTTTATTGGGTTAATGCTGAGTCAGTACAGTAGCTATGAAATGATTTTCACGGTCTGTTTAGCCCTTGGTGTAATCAGTCTCGTCATTTCATCATTAGTCTATGTACCACCCGTCGAAGCGCCTCCGAACCCAAACCTTACGAAAGGGTTTAAGGTTTCAGAATTTATTGAGCCAAAAGCAGTTCCAATCGCCATTATTTGTTTAGTAATCTCACTTTGCTATTCTAGCGTACTGTCATTCATTAACTTTTATGCGATGGAAGAAAACCTTGTACAAGCCGCCAGTTATTTCTTCCTTGTTTATGCGATTTCAATACTAATATCGCGCCCCTTTACAGGACGACTCATGGATTTAAAAGGCGCAAATTTTATCATGTACCCAGCATTCGTCCTTTTTGCATCAGGTCTATTTTTATTGAATATTTCTAACAGTAGCACTGGTTTATTAGTCGCTGGTGCATTGATTGGATTTGGTTTTGGTAATATGCAATCAACCACACAAGCTGTGGCGATTAAGCTGACACCTACTCATCGCATGGGACTTGCCACATCAACGTTTTTCATCGCAATGGACACGGGGTTAGGATTTGGTCCTTACCTTCTTGGCTTTATCATTCCGATGATCGGTTATAACTCACTTTATGGATTTTTGGGCTTTGTTGTACTTGCTACTGCATTTTTATATTATGTATTGCACGGCAAAAAAGAACGTGCAGATGCAGTTGAATTGGGCTATAAATAA